In Acidimicrobiales bacterium, the following are encoded in one genomic region:
- a CDS encoding prephenate dehydrogenase/arogenate dehydrogenase family protein codes for MTSPAEPAREAGPTTEPRRAAVVGTGLIGGSIGLALRSRGWHVTGSDTAPGRAERALELGALDIVGADPEAEVTFIATPVSGVVDAARAALANVRRATGIVTDVGGVKGPIVAAVDHPRFVGGHPMAGSEQDGIDGADRELLAGATWVLTPTASTDPEAFMRLRAVVRSLGADVVAVPPERHDELVAVVSHVPHLTAAALMGLASEGAEHHGALLRLAAGGFRDMTRVAAGHPGIWPDICAENASAIVTALDQLATDLSKVRDIVAGGDRSALIGILEQAREARRNLPTRLSRPEDLVEVRVPVPDRPGVLAEVTTLAGELGVNIEDLEIAHSAEGDRGVLVMVVDADVSDLVRGALLARGYRPSHQRLG; via the coding sequence ATGACCTCCCCGGCTGAGCCGGCCCGGGAGGCCGGCCCGACGACCGAGCCCCGCCGGGCGGCAGTGGTCGGTACCGGCCTCATCGGGGGCTCGATCGGTCTGGCCCTGCGGTCGAGGGGCTGGCACGTGACCGGCTCGGACACGGCGCCCGGTCGGGCAGAGAGGGCGCTCGAGCTGGGCGCGCTGGACATCGTGGGTGCCGATCCCGAAGCCGAGGTGACGTTCATTGCCACGCCGGTGTCAGGGGTGGTCGACGCGGCCCGAGCGGCCCTGGCAAACGTCCGACGGGCGACGGGGATCGTCACCGACGTCGGCGGCGTGAAGGGACCGATCGTGGCGGCGGTGGACCATCCCCGGTTCGTCGGCGGTCACCCGATGGCCGGCTCCGAGCAGGACGGGATCGACGGCGCCGACCGCGAGCTCCTCGCCGGCGCCACCTGGGTGCTTACTCCCACGGCATCCACCGACCCCGAGGCGTTCATGCGTCTGCGGGCCGTCGTGAGGTCGCTCGGAGCCGATGTCGTCGCCGTGCCACCCGAGCGCCACGACGAGCTGGTGGCCGTCGTGTCGCACGTGCCCCATCTCACCGCGGCGGCGCTCATGGGACTGGCCTCCGAGGGGGCCGAGCACCATGGCGCCCTCTTGCGCCTGGCGGCTGGCGGCTTCCGGGACATGACGCGCGTTGCGGCCGGCCATCCGGGGATCTGGCCCGACATCTGCGCCGAGAACGCCTCGGCCATCGTCACGGCGCTGGATCAGCTGGCCACCGATCTGTCGAAGGTCCGCGACATCGTCGCCGGGGGCGACCGGTCGGCGCTGATCGGCATCCTGGAGCAGGCCCGGGAGGCCAGGCGAAACCTGCCGACCCGGTTGTCCCGCCCCGAGGACCTGGTCGAGGTGCGGGTGCCCGTGCCGGACCGGCCGGGGGTGCTGGCCGAGGTGACGACGCTGGCCGGCGAGCTCGGGGTCAACATCGAGGACCTGGAGATCGCCCACTCGGCCGAGGGCGACCGGGGCGTGCTGGTCATGGTCGTGGATGCAGACGTCTCCGACCTGGTCCGGGGAGCGCTGTTGGCTCGGGGCTACCGTCCGTCGCACCAGCGGCTCGGATGA
- the aroH gene encoding chorismate mutase has translation MPPAVRAIRGATTVDTDTEDQVTRRVHALLGAVLERNGLAKDDLISIVFTATDDVVSMFPAAAARTMGLGDVPLLCARELAVVGGQPRCIRVLLHVTTDRGRDEIEHVYLESARGLRDDLPG, from the coding sequence ATGCCCCCCGCCGTCAGAGCCATCCGCGGCGCCACCACCGTCGATACCGATACCGAGGACCAGGTGACCAGGCGCGTCCACGCCCTCCTCGGCGCCGTCCTGGAGCGCAACGGGCTGGCCAAGGATGACCTCATCAGCATCGTCTTCACCGCCACCGACGACGTCGTCTCGATGTTCCCGGCCGCGGCCGCTCGCACGATGGGCCTGGGCGACGTACCGCTGCTCTGCGCCCGGGAGCTGGCGGTTGTCGGCGGTCAGCCCCGCTGCATTCGTGTGCTCCTGCACGTGACCACCGACCGGGGACGGGACGAGATCGAGCACGTCTACCTGGAGTCGGCCCGCGGGCTTCGAGATGACCTCCCCGGCTGA
- a CDS encoding pseudouridine synthase, protein MQKVLASLGFGSRRACEELIVDGRVRVNGERAHLGRRIDLTADSVEVDGVPVGVRPGLVRYLLNKPVGVVSTATDPLGRRTVVELVPEHPRVFPVGRLDADTEGLLILTNDGELAQRLTHPSFGVDKEYLAQVEGKPSPGALRRLREGVELEDGLTAPASVASVSPGLLRLVIHEGRNRQVRRMCAAVGHPVVRLVRTRVGPLVDRRLPPGQWRELSVAEVRQLAEAAQPVPARGTPRGGR, encoded by the coding sequence GTGCAGAAGGTCCTGGCCAGCCTCGGGTTCGGCAGTCGCCGGGCCTGTGAGGAGCTCATCGTCGACGGCAGGGTGCGGGTCAACGGCGAACGGGCCCATCTCGGCCGCCGCATCGACCTGACGGCCGACTCCGTGGAGGTCGACGGCGTGCCCGTCGGCGTGCGACCGGGGCTCGTCCGCTATCTGCTGAACAAGCCCGTGGGAGTCGTGTCGACGGCGACCGACCCCCTCGGCCGGCGAACCGTCGTCGAGCTGGTGCCCGAGCACCCCCGGGTGTTCCCGGTCGGGCGCCTCGACGCCGACACGGAGGGGCTGCTGATCCTCACCAACGACGGCGAGCTCGCCCAGCGGCTGACCCACCCCTCATTCGGCGTCGACAAGGAGTACCTGGCGCAGGTGGAGGGCAAGCCCTCGCCCGGTGCCCTGCGCAGGCTGCGTGAGGGAGTGGAGCTCGAGGACGGGCTGACGGCGCCGGCGTCAGTGGCCTCGGTGAGCCCCGGCCTGCTGCGCCTGGTCATCCACGAGGGCCGCAACCGCCAGGTGCGACGCATGTGCGCGGCCGTGGGCCACCCGGTCGTGCGGCTGGTGCGGACGCGGGTCGGTCCCCTCGTCGACCGGCGCCTGCCCCCCGGACAGTGGCGGGAGCTGTCGGTCGCCGAGGTGCGGCAGCTGGCCGAGGCGGCCCAGCCGGTCCCGGCCAGGGGGACGCCCCGGGGCGGACGGTAG